In the Chrysemys picta bellii isolate R12L10 unplaced genomic scaffold, ASM1138683v2 scaf3850, whole genome shotgun sequence genome, tgaatcatagaataccagggttggaagggacctcaggaggtcatctagtccaatcccatACTCAAAGCAGttccaatccccagatagatttttgtcccagatccctaaatggccccctcaaggactgagctcacaaccttgggtttagcaggccaatgctcaaaccactgagctatccctcccccctttgacaCACATACAGTTCCCCTGACCGATTTCATTTCATTAATGGCAGTCTGAAGGGATCCCCAGTTTGACTGATTCAGGCTGGCTGGGCAAATTCCACCCTGAGGAGCAGGAGTGTGgaatcccaccccctctgcagccctgtgtgCACAACCCTCCGCACAGAGCCCCTGTACAACATGCACGTCTTTCCTCGCCTTCATTATTGCATGGGCATTGGGGTCCTGCACTGATGGAGGACAGTACTAGACTCTAGCTGATATGGATTTAAGGGACATGCTGAGATCCACCAAACCCATCTCACCTGAACATCCTGCACCGGGTGTCTGCAGTAAGAGTCAAAGGCCTCAACTATGCGCCAAAACTCTTACCCTTGGATAGCGAATTTTTCAGGGTGGCTGATGTTGCAGCCATAATGAGGGAGCCTAGGGAAATGTGTGGCCCTGGAGCTCATTCTCTATAGCTTAGCCCCCTCACCCTCTCTCTGTTTGCCAGTTATCCAGGTATTTGAGCTGAGGCTCCCTATGGGGCCTGATATCGCCCCCCTGGCCCGGGTACTCGTATACACCACTTTACCCAGCGGGGACGTTATTGCCAATTCCGAAGATTTCAAGATTGAAAACTGCTTTGCCAATAAGGTGAGCATCCGGCTTCTATAACTCGCATTCACCTCATGGACAATGGCCCACCTGTGGAACCTGGAATTGCAAATTTCAAGGAAGACTCAGGAAATGTTCAATGGCTCCATGAGCCCATCGGGCACTGACCATGGATCAGTAATTGAATATGAGAGATGAATGCACATCAGGAGTAATTTGCATAGGCAGAATTATAAGGGTGGAAGCAGAACTGACGTATGGGGGCGCTGCTGGTCATGTTTGAATTGCATTGGTCAGggctgaggggcattggcagggctttgtggggagcccaggactggaatagcgggggctgcagggcagagttcaggggcattgacagagctgtgtgCGGCGGTTCCAGGACTGGGCTGTGCTGCGAGGCAGAGTGTGAAGGTACCTGGAGAAGTAGCTCCTCTAACTCCTTTCCTGGCATTGCAGGTTGACTTGCATTTCTCTCCGGACAAGGGCCTCCCCGCCTCCGACACTCACCTCCGGATCGGAGCCTCCCCGGGCTCCCTGTGCGCCGTCCGTGCTGTGGACAAGAGCGTCCTCCTCATGAAGCCTGAAGCCGAGCTCTCGCCCAGCTCTGTAAGTGCCAGCCTGGCCCAGTGATCAACAGGTGCAAGAGCTGGTCTTGTCTGGAAAGTGCCAAGAATCACTCGTGAGAGCTAGGACAGAGCAGTCTGtctgttattgtagggtcccTCATCAGCACAGGGGCTGTGCCCACTGCTTGATCTATGTAGGGCCCTCATGAAAACTATTGCTGCACCCAGTGGTTTATAGTTCTGGGGCCACTTGTGAGGACACAACCACACATACTGATTTATTACTGGAGGGCCACTGGTGAGCACTGGTCAGCACACACTGGGTTATTATGGAAAAGTCAGTGCTGAGCCTTGGAGTCAGACATTCTGCTCTGTTACTGtagggtttgttattgtagggtcaacCTTGGTAACTGGGATTGCACGCACATGTGTGTTAGTTTAAAGCTGTCTGTGATCACTAGGGTGGCACACGCTGGTTTATTATTATTGGGCCTGTGGTCACTGACATCAAGGCGTGTCCCCGCAGGTGTATAATTTGCTCCCAGTGAAGGAGATCAGGGGTTATAATTACCGAGAGCACCATTTGGAGGAAGAAGACAATAACCCTTGTGTGAAACTCGACAACGTCATTATAAACGGATTCATCTATGGACCCATTTCTCCTGACGGTGAAGGGGATGCCTACAATGTTCTCAAGGTGAGCGCCACATCTCCCTTCAGTGTGTGAAATCGCTGTTAGTTCAGAAGATttccccaccatgttcttgggtgAGCAAACTCCTGTCATATCCCATAGGTGCTGTCTGAGTGCACTTAGCTGGGTGCTCGTTAGCCAGCACATTCGAGGTAATAACTAAAGCTGGGCCAGGAAACCCCAGATGGGAACCCCCCAGCATTGAGGATTAAATGCCTCTCTCAACCACTGAACTCTAGAGGTTTCCCATCACTAATTTAAACATGACAAGGAGACATTCTAACAGCTGGGGCACAGAAATAGAGCCCAGAAATGGGCGACTCTGTCTCTGCAGCCATTTTGTCAAAGAGATCCTGTCCCACACGCTCTCTATCCCATCTATGTAGGTCTCTGTGAAGTGCCAGTCTCCATTTTATTTACACACGCACTCGCAGAGATGTGCAGAGTGCCGCTCTGAGCCAGCACCCAGGGTAATTACCCAGCCCCAGCTAGTGAGGGTTTGGTGTCCTGCGGGATTTCAGGTTTGTTCCCAGTGGGACTTGCTCCCAAATCAGCCAAACCCCAGCATACCTGACAATGACTGCTAggcatctcagcagagaggcaggggatggactggggcagagagactgaactccctccagggcagggccGAGGCaagccggcaggggctgagtgCACGGCGCAAGCTTGCACTGCTCATGCCTCTGATGAACCTGCTCTGAGGACACACAGGACGTCCATCACCAGCTGCTGGTCCGGCGCCTTTCACTGACTTAGACCTCGCCCTTCGCTTCCCACCAGCCACACTGGCATTGACCTCTCAGGCCTTAGTATCTGCTCTTGCAATGACCCATCCCTGCACTGTGATAAGCCCGTCACATACCGATCCAGTCCAGACGGCACGTTTATCTCCCGACGTATGGTTTACTTTACCACATGGCTGTCTGGGTTATCTTTTTACAGGCGATGGGTTTAAAAGTCTTCACCAGCACCAAGGTCCAGAAGCCCAGACTCTGCATGGAGAGAATGTACAGTAGAACATATGTACCTGCGGGGGCTGGTATTAGCGGTAAAAGAGCTTGCTTTGTTTTACCCTGCTTATACCCCCCGTTAGGTGCgtttcctgctcccctccctttcACCCTCTCCTCTGCATGGAAATTAGACCAATTCGaccagactctgatctcagctATGCTGGCCGAAATCCACTAACGTCAGTCCTGAAATAGGAATCTGGTCCATTTCCACCTGCTTGCTCCACCTGCTTGCTCCACCTGCTGGCTAACCTTCCACCAGCTAAGGAAATATGCACTGTCGTAACTACACTAATGCAGTGGCACCTTGCACCCCCTAATGTAGATTTGTTGCACTGGCAAAAAACAGCAGCTAAATCTTGTTGACTTTGGTTGCAGCTCTCTCAACCTGGAACAGGATAATTTCCACTTCCAGGTTTTCACCTTCCAGCAAGTGCTAGAGAAAAAAACTAAACAGAAAGAGAGCCAGGTTCAATGGGGAGGGAGTGTGAACCCAGGGGGAGAGTTTAGGATTGGGAAGCAGGAAATATGTTCTCCATTCTCAGCTGTCCCATCAACTTGACCTTGGATGAATCATTTCACTTCTTTGTGCCTTAATATTCCTATCTGTAAAAGGGGACTAATTATACTTACACAACCTTGTGAAGAGCTCTGAGATTAGATGGCTAAATATTAGTGTTAATTATGCTCTCAGTTAACTAGTGGAAATGAAGAGTAAACAGATCAGATTACTGACCCTCTAATCCAATGTCCCCATTCCTACTGTAGAACATC is a window encoding:
- the LOC135980520 gene encoding alpha-2-macroglobulin-like, translating into MGPDIAPLARVLVYTTLPSGDVIANSEDFKIENCFANKVDLHFSPDKGLPASDTHLRIGASPGSLCAVRAVDKSVLLMKPEAELSPSSVYNLLPVKEIRGYNYREHHLEEEDNNPCVKLDNVIINGFIYGPISPDGEGDAYNVLKAMGLKVFTSTKVQKPRLCMERMYSRTYVPAGAGIS